From Rudanella lutea DSM 19387, a single genomic window includes:
- the kdpA gene encoding potassium-transporting ATPase subunit KdpA: MNTELIGVVVTYLATLLLAVPLGRFIASCFREKPEPNSRPAMGFMAPLERLIFRFADIDPDRQMSWKENLVALLTINALWFVYAFFMLLFQDKLPLNPDGNPAMTPDLAFNTAISFMVNCDLQHYAGETGLTYLTQLGVINFLMFVSAATGIAALLLMVRAFRPERTEISGNFYVYFTRAITRIVLPGSLILAFFLTLNGVPASLDRRGQFVSMEGDTVHVSRGPAAAVIAIKHLGTNGGGYFGANSAHPLENPTYGTNMVVLMAQVLLPIALLLAFGYLTNRRRFIWVVFGVMTTGFLLLVIPTLMTEYSGSPALANLGLAQPTGAMEGKEVRFGPLSSAYWSIATTAISTGSVNSMHDSSMPLSGAFQLLGMMTNAFYGGCGVGFLNYFYYLIIAVFIAGLMVGRTPELFGRKVEAREIKIASLVALLSTLLIKGGTALAAWLVVQHPEAVGPLVSVHDASNASHADHYHGFTQMLYEFTSANANNGSGFEGLTDNTLFWNVATGFVLLLGRFIPIIGPLTVAGLLASKKYVPATSGTLPTDTATFGLMTLAVILIITALSFFPVLVLGPLAEYFTPR; the protein is encoded by the coding sequence ATGAATACCGAACTAATCGGCGTGGTGGTCACCTACCTTGCGACCCTACTGCTGGCTGTACCGCTCGGGCGGTTTATCGCTTCCTGTTTTCGGGAAAAGCCCGAACCAAATTCCCGCCCGGCAATGGGCTTTATGGCTCCCCTTGAACGACTGATTTTTCGTTTTGCCGACATCGACCCCGATCGGCAAATGAGCTGGAAAGAAAACCTGGTGGCCCTGCTCACAATCAATGCTTTGTGGTTTGTGTACGCGTTTTTTATGCTGCTGTTTCAGGACAAACTGCCCCTGAATCCCGACGGGAATCCGGCCATGACGCCCGATTTAGCCTTTAACACCGCAATCAGTTTCATGGTCAATTGCGACCTGCAACACTACGCGGGTGAAACAGGCCTGACGTACCTGACCCAGTTGGGCGTCATTAACTTTCTGATGTTTGTGTCGGCGGCCACGGGCATCGCGGCTCTGTTGCTCATGGTGCGGGCATTCCGGCCTGAGCGCACAGAGATATCAGGCAATTTTTATGTGTATTTCACCCGGGCCATTACCCGCATTGTGTTGCCCGGCTCGCTTATTCTTGCCTTTTTTCTGACGCTGAATGGCGTTCCTGCCAGCCTCGACAGGCGAGGCCAGTTTGTCTCGATGGAGGGCGACACGGTTCATGTTTCGCGGGGGCCAGCAGCTGCTGTCATTGCCATCAAACACCTCGGTACCAATGGGGGTGGGTACTTCGGCGCTAACTCGGCGCACCCACTCGAAAACCCCACGTACGGCACCAATATGGTCGTGTTGATGGCGCAGGTTCTGCTGCCTATTGCCCTCCTGTTGGCTTTCGGCTACTTGACCAACCGCCGACGCTTTATCTGGGTTGTGTTCGGGGTGATGACCACCGGGTTTTTGCTGTTGGTGATTCCGACGCTGATGACCGAGTATAGCGGGAGTCCGGCACTGGCTAACCTTGGCCTGGCGCAACCGACCGGCGCGATGGAGGGGAAAGAGGTGCGATTCGGCCCGTTATCGTCGGCATACTGGAGTATAGCAACCACGGCAATTTCGACGGGTTCGGTTAATTCGATGCACGACTCATCCATGCCTTTATCGGGTGCCTTCCAATTGCTGGGTATGATGACCAACGCGTTTTACGGCGGTTGTGGTGTTGGTTTCCTGAACTACTTCTACTACCTCATCATTGCGGTGTTCATTGCCGGTCTGATGGTTGGCCGCACCCCCGAACTGTTTGGTCGGAAAGTTGAAGCGCGCGAAATCAAAATTGCCTCGCTCGTAGCGTTGCTGAGCACCCTGTTGATCAAAGGCGGTACCGCGCTGGCTGCCTGGCTGGTGGTACAGCACCCCGAAGCAGTTGGCCCGCTCGTATCTGTCCACGACGCGTCGAATGCCAGCCATGCCGATCATTATCACGGCTTTACCCAGATGCTGTACGAATTTACCTCTGCGAATGCCAACAATGGGTCCGGGTTTGAAGGCCTGACCGACAACACACTGTTCTGGAATGTGGCCACGGGGTTTGTCTTGTTGCTGGGTCGGTTTATCCCGATTATCGGGCCGCTGACAGTGGCTGGGCTACTGGCAAGCAAGAAATACGTACCGGCAACCTCGGGGACATTACCTACCGACACGGCAACGTTTGGGTTGATGACCCTGGCCGTTATTCTGATTATTACCGCTCTGTCGTTTTTCCCGGTTCTGGTGCTGGGGCCGCTGGCGGAGTACTTTACGCCCAGGTAG
- a CDS encoding potassium-transporting ATPase subunit F — MVRKNLTMLTSLFILALLVFAYMLYVLLRPERF, encoded by the coding sequence GTGGTTCGAAAAAATCTGACCATGCTGACCTCCCTGTTTATTCTGGCGCTGCTGGTGTTCGCCTACATGCTGTACGTACTCCTTCGCCCCGAACGCTTCTGA
- a CDS encoding sigma-54-dependent transcriptional regulator — protein sequence MSATILIIDDEPRLRTLLARMLQLEGYLVLEADDARTGLKILERESVQVVICDVKLPDKSGIDLTAQLKELYPATEIILLTAYGTIADGVTAIKNGAFDYITKGDDNDRILPLLSRAVDKANLQFRIQALEQRMNRTHGFGTIIGESTAIRQAVDLARKVAVTDATVLLTGETGTGKEVFAQAIHYGSARSTGPFVAVNCGALGKDILESELFGHRAGAFTGAMRDQKGLFAEADKGTLFLDEIGELPLDLQTKLLRVLETREYLRVGDTKPTKTDVRVIAATNRGLQTEAEAGTFRLDLYYRLSVFTIPLPPLRERPDDVVLLAEQFARQIGAKMGRRNLRIDPGFGRQLQTHTWRGNIRELKNVIERAVILSDPQPDGSVVLTPDLLPFETAMGATASDETALRLSTVEKNHIRRVLRQTAGHKPEAARLLGIGLTTLYRKIDEYGIE from the coding sequence TTGTCTGCTACCATCCTCATCATCGACGACGAACCCCGCCTGCGGACACTGCTGGCCCGGATGCTTCAACTGGAAGGCTACCTTGTGCTCGAAGCCGACGACGCCCGAACCGGCCTGAAAATCCTCGAACGAGAATCGGTGCAGGTGGTAATTTGTGACGTAAAGCTGCCCGATAAAAGTGGTATCGACCTGACGGCGCAACTCAAAGAGCTGTATCCAGCCACCGAAATCATTTTGCTCACCGCCTACGGTACCATTGCCGATGGCGTTACGGCCATAAAAAACGGGGCCTTCGACTATATCACCAAGGGCGACGATAACGACCGGATTTTACCCCTGCTGAGTCGGGCTGTCGACAAGGCCAACCTGCAATTTCGGATCCAGGCACTTGAGCAGCGCATGAATCGCACCCACGGTTTTGGCACCATCATCGGCGAATCGACCGCTATCCGGCAGGCTGTAGACCTTGCCCGTAAAGTGGCCGTGACGGATGCTACCGTACTGCTTACGGGCGAAACCGGCACGGGTAAAGAGGTATTTGCGCAGGCCATACACTACGGTAGCGCCCGGAGCACGGGGCCGTTTGTGGCTGTCAACTGCGGGGCGCTTGGCAAAGACATTCTGGAGAGTGAGCTGTTTGGCCACCGGGCGGGCGCTTTTACCGGGGCCATGCGCGATCAGAAAGGCCTTTTCGCCGAAGCCGACAAAGGAACTCTGTTTCTGGATGAAATTGGAGAGCTACCTCTTGACTTGCAAACGAAGCTCCTGCGTGTACTCGAAACCCGCGAGTATCTGCGCGTGGGCGATACCAAACCGACCAAAACCGATGTTCGGGTGATTGCCGCCACCAACCGAGGCTTGCAGACCGAAGCGGAAGCCGGTACGTTTCGACTCGATCTGTACTATCGTTTGTCGGTGTTTACCATTCCGTTGCCGCCCCTCCGCGAACGACCCGATGATGTGGTGCTGCTGGCTGAACAGTTTGCCCGACAGATTGGCGCTAAAATGGGTCGGCGCAACCTCCGTATCGATCCGGGTTTTGGTCGACAACTGCAAACCCACACCTGGCGAGGCAATATCCGCGAGTTGAAGAATGTCATTGAACGGGCCGTGATCCTGTCTGATCCTCAGCCGGATGGCTCGGTGGTGCTGACTCCCGATTTGTTGCCGTTCGAAACCGCTATGGGAGCAACCGCGTCAGACGAGACAGCTCTCCGGCTTTCCACCGTGGAGAAGAATCATATCCGGCGGGTGCTGCGCCAAACAGCGGGACACAAACCGGAGGCCGCCCGTTTGCTGGGTATTGGCCTTACGACGCTGTACCGCAAAATCGACGAATACGGTATTGAGTAA